In Erigeron canadensis isolate Cc75 chromosome 1, C_canadensis_v1, whole genome shotgun sequence, a single window of DNA contains:
- the LOC122604074 gene encoding E3 ubiquitin-protein ligase SINAT3-like: protein MDLDNIECVSSSDGLEDEEIHPQIAHNHHQFGNLNSKPHIIINNNNNNNNNSNNGNNNLGIPGLTPATSVHELLECPVCTNSMYPPIHQCHNGHTLCSTCKTRVQNRCPTCRQELGDIRCLALEKVAESLELPCRYISLGCPEIFPYYSKLKHEALCNFRPYSCPYAGSECSVTGDIPFLVTHLRDDHKVDMHTGCTFNHRYVKSNPREVENATWMLTVFHCFGQYFCLHFEAFQLGMAPVYMAFLRFMGDEADARNYSYSLEVGANGRKLTWEGTPRSIRDSHRKVRDSHDGLIIQRNMALFFSGGDRKELKLRVTGKIWKEQQNQEGGVCIPNLCS from the exons atggaTTTGGATAATATTGAGTGTGTATCATCTTCAGATGGATTAGAAGATGAAGAGATCCACCCAcaaattgcacataatcatcatcaatttGGGAATCTTAATTCAAAAcctcatattattataaataataataataacaataataataatagtaataatggTAATAATAATTTGGGAATTCCTGGGTTGACTCCTGCAACAAGTGTTCATGAATTATTGGAATGTCCTGTTTGTACTAATTCTATGTATCCTCCTATTCATCAG TGTCACAACGGGCACACATTATGTTCCACCTGTAAAACACGAGTGCAAAACCGATGCCCTACATGCAGACAAGAATTAGGTGATATTAGATGCTTAGCTTTGGAGAAAGTTGCAGAGTCTCTTGAACTTCCGTGTAGATATATTTCATTGGGATGCCCAGAGATATTCCCTTATTACAGCAAGCTTAAGCATGAAGCGTTGTGCAATTTCAGGCCCTATAGTTGCCCGTATGCTGGATCAGAGTGCTCGGTTACAGGGGACATACCTTTTCTGGTTACCCATCTAAGAGATGACCACAAAGTAGATATGCATACAGGTTGTACATTTAATCATCGATATGTGAAGTCCAACCCTCGTGAAGTTGAAAACGCCACTTGGATGCTCACC GTGTTTCATTGTTTTGGGCAGTACTTCTGCCTTCACTTTGAAGCATTTCAGCTAGGAATGGCACCTGTTTATATGGCTTTTCTTCGGTTCATGGGTGATGAAGCAGATGCACGGAATTACAGCTACAGCCTGGAGGTTGGAGCCAATGGGAGAAAACTAACATGGGAGGGAACACCAAGAAGCATCAGAGATAGCCATAGGAAAGTAAGAGACAGTCACGATGGATTGATAATACAGAGAAATATGGCACTTTTCTTCTCGGGTGGAGACCGGAAGGAACTCAAACTCAGAGTTACAGGCAAGATATGGAAGGAACAACAAAATCAAGAAGGTGGGGTTTGCATTCCAAATCTTTGCAGTTGA